ATCAGTGCTTTTAAACACAGCTTCAATTTCCTGATGGTTTCCTCAATGAATTTACTAATTATGTGATTAGTATTCAATGTGAAGGAGCATTAAAAGGAACTAGATTGAAATCTATATAGCGCAATAAATATTTCAtcggaaaaaaaatgtttaagaaaGGTTGAATTGATGTAAATGTTCAATTAAATggatttttattatatatttatttagctGTGGTAGATACAGTATTTTAGCTGTGACTATTGTTGAGTTTTAGCAGCAGCTGTTACTGAGATTATAGTTGATTGACAACACTATACTGCATTGCATTATCCTGCCAGAGATTTCTCCTGCCCCTCTGAAACCAAAGACAAAGTTGAAGCATGTTGGTGGGGGTGTCGACCGACCCTTTAGTTCTAACAAATAAAGCTCAATTTTCTGATCCATTTCcagaaaaaagtggaaaagagttcaaaaacagctgctggaggacttcttaaatatttaacaaGCTCTTCAGGTACTAGCTAAACAACAGTTCACTGCAGGCTTCATTCAGCCGTTAACATGGTATATCAGATACTCTGAAATGAGCACGGTGAATCCGTTTTTTCAGAGCCGATAAGAAGTAGTGATCTACAGAGCCACTACTATCGCTCGCTTCCGAAGctgatttttctcctctctcattAACAATAATAACCTAATTTAAAAGGATCCATGTCAATGAATTTTGGTGAAATTCAAGTTacaacaacagcatcagcaCACTCAAAATCATATTCCTAACAAGGACACCTGGACTAACTCAGTACAACCTAAATATCATTCTTATTTTACTCAGCAAATGCTTCTGAATCTGAGTCACAGACCACCTTAGCTGAATAAACAAAGGAATCCCCCTGCATACCCATGATTTCTATATTTTAGGTACTGAGTgtaatattttggaaaattgcTGAATAAATCAGTTTCTTGTAAGTTGAGCATTatattattgttgtgttttgaacCATAAAACCAAAGCATTGGTAAGTTGGttattttttcacagcaatTACAAGCAACACACATCTTCTTACGAAAATCATACTACTGCCATACTAATAATGATTACTATTCGACATTGCTTCTTGCAGTCTGACAGACGGACCTGTCTGTCAGCTTCTGAATATAGGATAATGACAGTGAACTCACCTGTACCACAAATAGTGCAGAATTAAGCGGAATGGCCctgaaagaaagggaagagTTAGTTTTAAAGTGAACGTAAACGTCTGACATCTCATTTTATCTTCAttctaaacatttaaaattaagaTCAGAGACTGAGTTAAATATGGTGCAGCTGCTGATATCAGTCGCTTTCCCCAGATGGAATAAAACGAAGATGGTACACTGCAGCGCATCAATAAAAATTCATGAGCAGATCAGCACATCTCACTGCAGTTCCTGCAAGTATGgattttttcacttcatttcacatTTGGACAGATATAGCTTTCCTCCAACACAAGACTTTGCAATTGAGTTAGATAGTCCTGACAATTATTGATGTGGTTTAAAAGAAATGCtggccttttttcttcttttttttttttttccagcagtcAAGCCAGGAGCCATATGTGAGAAAGACTACACTGCTGAATCCAAGGTCTGATGATCAACAGTTAGGAAAAAGGTCATGGCAATCATCAGGTgctgaaaagttttgttttgtgataaAGCCAAGGGAGCGCTTTGGTATGCACAAAAGAAGGTAAAACATACCTGTCACAGCCTTTGCAATGAGTGAGGCGCTCTGCTCTTTGCTGCCTCGCACCTGCAAATGACAGAAAGTGACTGATGAGAACACTGTTCATGTCTGTCGTCattgttgttcttgttcttcCTTTGACGTTCACAATGAATTAGGATTCTTAAACAATCTACGGAGGAGAGTAAAGATTCTACTAAAGAATATATCACCGATTCCAAATCAGCAGCGCTGCACGTTGAGAAAAGgtccaaacacaaaatgattCCCAGCAGCGTGGGTTCATTTAATCCTGTGGGGAAGTTAATAGCAGGGCTCATGCTGCATCAGGCAAGTTAACGGGCTAAAAATATGGCTGCTGTCCGATAAAGAGTGCATAACAGGGGATGAAACGGGCCGTGGTACGAAGTCCAAGCTGCGTTATGATATGAGAATATGACATTTAAATTGTTTGGCAAAGTTGCAGCTTGTGCTACGTGGCTTTGCACGGCTGATCCCCGCAGACTACTAATGACAGGtggctttttttcctcacaaataaaatgtcagaaaagcACCGACACGGGAGTTAAAGAACAAGAAATCAAAGTTGGACTTGCCTGCGTGTCTGTCTCCGGCGGCCATTCAGTAATAACAAGTAAGTcgtataaaatattttcatcttcGCCTTCAATCGGGCTACGTTCAGCCATGTTTACTTGAACTAGCCGTCCAAAGTCTACGGCTGTTGGCAAGGGACAAAATATGCTCAGGATCCGCGCTAAGAAAATGTCGCCGGTCCCTAAGAAAAATAGTTTTAATGTCTTAAATGCCAATACTATTATATTATGCTGTCTATATAGTATTATTATGTTGATGGTTACATGTGCTACACAAAGGTTCCAAACTGTCCGGGTTGTCAAACTAGATACAAATTAGTTCACTTCCCGGAACTTAATATGTGCGTCTGTTGGGTCGGAACGATGTAGGAGTTGCACCCGGTCGCACCGAGCCGAAAAGTGTGGACACGTTACATCCGGTTGGGTTGTATTCGTATCAGCAATAATGGCAGCGTTTTCTGGTAAGACTGTATTTTTATATCATCAGATTGGCGTCGCATAACGATTTGGCTTGAATGTCAGAAGACGTTTAAGCGTTGAATAAGTTCACTGGCTGattaaatgtgatgtttgtACCGCAGAAATGGGCGTCATGCCTGAAATTGCGCAGGCTGTGGAGGAGATGGACTGGCTGTAAGTGGCTCATGCTGGACTGCCTGCTTGACGTGCACATCAGTCTATTCAGTCTAATTCACGCCAATATTTCACTGTGTCCCTATATTGTTTCTAATCTGTCACTGAAGACTGTATTTGTTTTGACCGCCTGATTTCAGGCTACCTACTGACATCCAGGCGGAGTCCATTCCCCTTATCCTCGGTGGGGGAGATGTGCTCATGGTAAATCACTCTGTCACTATTTGCTTCAGACAGAGATTTCACCTTGCAGGCTTATaaccttgttttcttttttcttttcttttttttttcttttttttccaggcagcAGAAACTGGTAGCGGTAAAACAGGAGTAAGGACTGAAAGAAAATATGCTGCCTCTGCAGTTTGCAGTTGAATTTTGATTGAATAATATGTGTACATAAGGGTtgagcagcacaaaaaaacCTAACACATTATACTTATCACCAGGCCTTCAGTATCCCGGTGATCCAGATTGTGTATGAGACCCTGAAGGATTATCAGGAGGGCAAGAAGAGCAAAGCCTCCATCAAGACTGGAGGAACAAGTGAGGACACCTTAATATTagcaaactgtttttttgttttttacatggTCTCATGGCCAATGAATGTTCCATTATAATCTCTAATATGACTGCAGTTGTCTATGCTTGTAGGTGCTTGACTTgctctgtttcttgttttgtttcagttttcaacaaATGGCAGATGAATCCCTACGATCGCAGTCCAGCCTTTGGTAAGAGAAATTGAACTATATACTGTCAAACCTGCACTAGAGAGCACTCTGAACTGTCTAAGAGAAATTTAATGggaaattatatttaatatctATCTTCTGCTGAAACCTGTACAGCAATTGGTCCAGACGGACTGTGCTGCCAGAGTAGGGAGTTCAAAGAGTGGCATGGCTGTCGCTCTACAAAAGGTGTCACCAAAGGTGTGTAACGACATACTTTAACTtcagttaaaattttaaataaggATTAGATACATTTTGCAGATGCATTGTTTAATACTTAACAAAAcgacatattttttttctttctttatatatGCATTTCAGGAAAGTACTATTATGAGGTGACCTGCCACGATCAGGGTTTGTGCCGGATTGGATGGTCTACCATTCAGGCAGCACTGGATTTGGGTATGCAATTGGTCTGGCTTTTTTTACTTCCTTACAATGCTGCTAAACCCAcatcaattaataaataaaatgtctcatTAGAACAGTAATTTCTTCCTTTCATTACAGGAACTGATAAgcatggttttggttttggagGGACAGGAAAGAAATCCAACAATAAGCAGTTTGACAGCTATGGAGAGGTAACAGTTGATAAGTAATCATTGTATATAGAAATATAAGCAATATGATGATGGTTTGTAACGATAAGAAAATGTGTTCTCTTTATGTGTTCTTTCGTCTCTGCAGGAGTTTACCATGCATGACACTATTGGATGCTACCTGGATTTAGACAATGGGCAAATTTCCTTCTCCAAAAATGGTGTAGTCTCAGTAGTTCTTTGATTTGTTATGATCATTCAAGACATCTGTGGATAATGTTAAATAACAAAGTGCTGATGCTtctttcccctttctctcttcttcttcgttCAGGTAACGAGCTGGGGGTGGCTTTTGAGATTGCCCAAAATTTGAAGAATCAGTCTTTCTTTGCCTCCTGTGTGCTCAAGGTAACACTAGAAGACATTCCAAATAATTGTTGGAAATAAACCAATATGTAAAGGATTAAAACCATATAACATTACTCTTTTGTCTGCCAGAATGCAGAGCTGAAGTTCAACTTTGGAGGAGAAAACTTTAAGCATCCCCCAAAGACTGGGTTTGTTGCACTGGATCAGGCCACAGAGGTTCACACAGTCAAATCTTCTCAGACAGGTGCGTGAATGGAACTGACTGATTCCTCActgactcttttttttgtttgttgttgttgttgttgttgattgactttcccttttctttctgtgcagGTAGTGCCAAAGTCAGTCAGGTGAAAGCATCGTCCAATTCACCCAAAGCCCTGATCATCGAGCCCTCTAAAGAGTTAGCTGAGCAAACTCTCAACAATGTTAAACAATTCAAGAAATATGTGGATAGCCCCAAACTCAGGTAGATTACACTGAGCTGGCATTGACATTGATTAgttcaaaaagtcaaaattagTAGAAGGTGTAGGTATTTGTAAAAATTCCTATTAATTTCTTTACTCTGCAGCACTGCAGTGCAGCATTGACCCTTTAGTTGTGATTTCCATTTGATTTCAGCAGATTGAGTCAGTACTCAAGTAAAAATGTGGGTATTGTGTATAATTTTGCAACTTTGTCACTGCAGGGAGCTCTTGGTGATTGGTGGTGTGGCTGCTAAGGAGCAGTTGTCTGCTCTGGAACAGGGGGTATGTGACATGTACACAGAATCCAACTTGGCCtcatagacatttttttttttttttttttctcagtccCTTCCCATCAGTCTTTTTCaccctctgtgttgttgttgcgtTATGGTCCATTAGATCGACATTGTGGTGGGAACACCTGGTAGACTGGATGACCTCATATCCACTGGGAAACTCAGCCTGTCCCATGTTCGCTTTCTGGTCCTGGATGAGTGTGTATGTCCTACACCTCAAAATCACTTTAAGAACTCGCATAGCATAGCTATCCTTCATgcctttgatttgtttgattatGCTTCCTCAGGATGGCCTTCTGACAGCAGGATATACAGACTTTATCAACAGAATCCATAACCAAATCCCACAGGTTACCTCAGATGGCAAGAGACTGCAGGTAACATTTAACTTTAAGGCTAAATTCGCATGTGTGACAAACTATTTGAGTGATAACAACTGAAAACACTTCCCCTCCTAACAAGGCAAGCTGCCCATATTGTATCAGAAAGTGCCTTTAGTCCCAAGCTGTGATATTTATGAAAGTGTGCAAAAGAACACAAATTTAACTTACAATAGCACTGCTGTGGTTGgaagaaaaccaaaatgttgCCTTGGAAGTGCAGCATCAACCTAAGTGATGATGCCTTTGATTCGCCTTTTTTCAAGGTGATTGTGTGCTCAGCCACTCTGCATTCCTTTGACGTGAAGAAGTTGTCTGAACGCATCATGCACTTCCCCACGTGGGTGGACCTGAAGGGGGAGGACTCCGTTCCAGAGACCGTCCACCATGTTGTGGTGCCTGTCAATCCGAAGAACGATCGTCTCTGGGAGCGTCTGGGGAAAAACCGCATCCGGGTGAGTTCTGCTGGGCCGAGGAAGAGAATTTGGGTGCTCTTACATGTGTTCTCTCTATTTAGGTATATTTGTAGTTGAGTGAGCTCATaatcatttgcttttttttttttttttttgtgggtagACTGATGAGGTCCACGCCAAAGACAACACCCGACCTGGAGCCAATTCTGCCGGTAGAATCAGATAATCTGCAAATATTTATGACTATTTGAGTTTTATCACTTTTCTAACTTGtgagatttttctttcatgtgttGATCTATCAGGCCTTAATAAAAACGCGAATATGTGTATTGTAGAAATGTGGTCAGAAGCCATCAAGGTGCTGAAGGGCGAGTACACAGTTAGGGCCATCAAGGAGCACAAGATGGACCAAGCCATAATCTTCTGTCGTACGAAGATCGACTGTGACAACATGGAGCAGTACTTCATCCAGCAAGGAGGAGGTAGGCGGCGTTGGAGCAATTATCTGCTTCTCAAGTTCTAAAAGTGGGACAAAATTCAGAGTCCTCATTCAGTGTTggtccctttttctctttttttttttttaattcaggtCCAGACAGTAAAGGCCACCAGTTTTCTTGCGTTTGCCTCCATGGTGATCGGAAGCCTAATGAGCGAAAAAATAACCTTGAGCGTTTCAAGGTAAAAGACCAAAAGCGTACTGATGCTCTTTGGCAAAGTATCGCCAGTTATCTTGGATTTTAAAGTTTCCTTGGTATTTCAGAGAAAAGAGGTGAAGCTCCTCATCTGCACAGATGTCGCTGCCAGAGGAATTGACATCCACGGAGTTCCTTATGGTAAGAGAGACATATCAAACTGGCATTATGGAACTATGTTCCTTTTTAAACACTGAATATACATAGTGTTACAGCAGAACCCTGCTGTATTTTATATACACTCATAGgctttcccccctcctccttcctctcagttcttaaatcattcatctttccttttccaAGTGATCAATGTCACCCTGCCGGATGAGAAGCAAAACTACGTCCATCGTATTGGTAGAGTTGGAAGAGCTGAGAGGTAAAGTAGTTGGTGAATGAGTTaagattattttattgatttaattaaaaatcttGCATGAATATGCtgaaatgtgatgatgatgaaaacccTAAAATCACAGCTTAAAATGTCACAATATATGCAATTCAGCTGGCGGACAATGACTTCTAATGCTACTTTATGAATATGATATAGTCGTGTCATTTCACTCTAATTCACAGAATGGGACTCGCCATCTCCTTAGTTGCTATGGAAAAAGAGAAGGTAGGGTGTATGATAGAGTAAAATCTAGTTTCTTGATTTCAAGAAACCATAGTTCTTGAAAATGGAAATCAGTGTTTCACTCTTTGCAGGTGTGGTACCATGTTTGCCCGAACAGAGGCAAAGGTTGCTACAACACCCGACTGAAGGAGGACGGAGGTTGCACCATCTGGTACAACGAGAAAGAGGTGAACAAAGATGCAAAAAGTAACCTGTTTTTAGGTTAGCAAATAGAATTTACTGTCCAAGATATCAATTCTGATGTAACAGAGAGCATTTTAAATGACCCGGCAGAAACAGCAGCCTTGGGTCTGGAGGATATGTCAGGGGTATAATATGATGCGGTCACAGGTATAACCTCATTCCACACTCTTCAAAACACTGCCATCTCTCTTTTGGCTTCCTTctgatcacagctcctggctgAAATTGAGGAGCATCTGAAGTGCACCATTACCCAGTGTGAGCCAGATATCAAAGTACCTGTAGATGAGTTTGATGGAAAGGTCACCTATGGTCAGCGCAGAGCGTTGGGAGGTATGTGTGACAGACGGACAAAAGGGTTTGTGGGGGTTGAATAGCAAAGTGAACAATCGCTTGCTCAATTAATCTGCTGGAGAACTATCATCTGAAATGTGCAATTGCTGCATTGGTTGAAATGAGCATTATAGCCTGCCAAGAGAAGCAGCAGGGCAACAGACATTTACTACATTCACTGTCTTTCATGTTGAACATGAGCACCAAATCTGATGCTTTTCACCAGGTGGTAACTACACGGGTCACGTGGACGTGCTAGCCCCAACAGTCCAGGAGCTGGCTAACCTGGAGAGAGAAGCCCAAACATCCTTCCTCCACCTGGGATACATGCCAAACCAGCTTTTCAGAGCCTTCTAAATACACCCCATGTCCTGTAACACTGTAGGCTGCTAATCCAGAGTACATCAAATGGTATATTTTCAATTATTGCATCTACAAAATACTGAATGCTTTTGCAAGTAGCAATATGCCGTTAAATTTTGCCGTTAATTTTGTTTCCTAGCAGACATAAATACAAAGATATCTTGTGtataatttaaattgaaatttatGTTTAAAGGCTGAAGATGCAGCATCACCCAGGGTATGCCAAACTCTTTGGCAGCCAAAGGATAAACAGATTTCAGTTTCCTGATGAGTCATTTGTCCAACATTGGTACATTTTGAACTTGAGCCTTGAAAGCAGAGAGTTTGTCAGCTTTCAGATTCTGAGTAAGTTCAGACTGCTGCACTCCTTGTTTTCATCTCAAATGCTTTCAGTGGACTACAAACCTAATTTattggattttgttttcttttggttgaATCAGCTGCATAAAGTATTCAGGTTTCCCTATGAAGTAATACTCTAAAGAGGCAGTGCATTTAAGATgcttgatattttcttttctgaaataAACTATAGAAACCtgcacagatttttgttttactttgagaAAGAcattattcattctttcatcttctaccacttacctTAACTAATGTATCATCATGGGCTCCTTGGATGCTTGAGTGGCCTGACTTGTATTTGCTGCAGTAATAGAGATCCttttaaattcattcaaataTGCAATGAAAGCATATATTgacttcatttatatttataaaggAGTTACTTAGTTTGAGTGTGCCATATTAAGGAAATATATTTAACAGAAGAACGTCTATGACTTCTAAGAGATATCCTGAGATCCAAAAGAACAGCCTGCGGTTTGTGATTGTGTAAACTTGTTGATGTAATATTGAATCTGGACTGTTGGTGGTGCTCCAGACCAGCAGCTTTCCTGGTCCCTCTGGGGAGAGATCTCTGAGACTTCTCTTTATACCTCACAAACCAGAAGGATACACTTAACTAGAGATATGCGCATGAACTCATCGCATACATCTGATGAAGAACTGTGATAGTACGGACCAACAGTTTTAGATGTCCCCATTAAGATTGAACAAAAGAGGGCTACAATTTAAGAGTTGCCATAAACTCTGAGCCTCAAGTagtcttattttgaaatctaCACCCGGAAGTGTGGTATGTAACAATGTCAGGCTTGACTCACTGGAGACGCCCATTTGGAGCTCACACCCTCCCCGGCTGCTGGGTCGGATCCTccctcagcacacacactgccagTCTGGATGTTGGATCACCGCCGCTTCGCTACTGCAACAGGTAAATAACCCGATCCTTTaaacatctgaaacaaacatAGGACAGAAACAGGGCACTGCTGGGCAGTGTGGCTCCTGATGTTGttgggcttttcttttttaatgttttttttttttttttacctagtCTTGGAAGGTAAGTGGGGTGTCCAGCTTTATTTAATGCTTGCACTAAAGGGCAATGCGGGGTAGCCCATTAACGCTGTGGCTGAATGTGATCATTTCTAACCACCATGAATGATGTGGATCTCTGATACCTGCCAGTAAACCCTGAAGAAGAAAGCCCATTGTCTGCGTTTTTCTGCTAAGAACAGCCCATCTGGTTGGAAGGCTGCTTCCCCAGACCTTATGTTGGGATCTGAACATGGTTTCCCTTTTTAGCCTGACTCAGATTTACAGAAGACTCTTGTAACCAAAGCTGTGGGCTACAAAATGCCTTTTTGCTGTCAAGACAGTACACTGCCGTTGACAGGATCAAGTGTCTGCAATGGCAATATGGCAACATGTGTCATTGTAAATGTGTTCCTGGAAGCGTTATAAAGGATATCTTTAAAGGCAGTATAGAATTGCTTTATGGTTTTATGTtcacaaagagtgaaaaattaaCACCCACAGGGCCAGATGATTACTTATGATAAAGTAAAgattgtttgattttctttttttgtccaaaaTTTGGCTCAAATTTGAACCTCCAGGTTTTGGAGAGTGGAACACACAATGCACACTTGACCTGTTGTGAACTGTTGGATGTGATTGTGGCTGTGTTTGATGTGGAGAGCTTTTATCAAATGTTTAGATTGTTTAAGGTCAGTGCTGTTTTCCTTACACAGTTTGTGCATGCTCGTGTTCATTCACTGCAGTATAGACTAATTATAGAGATTGTTTGcttagcgtgtgtgtgtgattatgttATGCTGCTCTCAGTGAAAACAGAATGAGGAGACTACCTTTGCTGAAATGGCAAAGTCCATCTAAACTGTAGCCGATGGCATCTGGCCCCGTCCCAGGGACTGTTGCATATCAAACCTGCCAGGGCTCAAAGGATTACAAAAAAGACACGTCCAGGCTGGATTTTCATGGGACAGTATcatgaatgaaaatcaattcTCTTTCACAATTTGACATTAATATTGGGATCAAGAGTAGATTTTCCTGTGCCAAAGGTGCTCAGGTAAGAATCTGGGTGTAGGACATGCTGCTGAGTGTGCATTTGAAGAGCTGGGGGAGGGGAATGGAACAGGAGTAGTGGCTTTGGCGTATCCTTCCTTGTGTTGACCCGTGTATGAGTCAAAAGGAGAGATATATGGGGAAAGCACACTCATTTTCACCTGCAGCACaacagaggaaggtgtgtggatgtgtttgtaaGTTTCTTTGCTGTGGTGAATAGGCAGAAAATagaagtacacacacacacacacaggcttctttcttctttggGCTCAGCTTAGCTTCCTGGGCTGTGTCTGCTAGAACAGGGTCCCCTTCTGTGTGAGGAGTGTGTGTTGGACGTGCTCATGCACACAGGCCGCTGCATTGATACGCACATTGGACTGGACCCGTGGAGCGCACACAGGTGTCAATCAGCATGCAGGACACAGTCAAAGGTTCTTTGATTCATTTTCTAGCTCAGTGCAGTCGGTCCACAAACCGCTGGCCCATAAAATCACTCACATTCCCAAAATCCAAAATTTTAAAAGAGCTACGTGAAGCATTTCTAAACAGCAGTGCATCACTGGGGCAGTCAGGGATTCTTTTCAACAGAGATGCCCCCAAATGATGTTCAGACGCATTCTCTATTCTCTGATGTTAGGGTTAGTTCACTAGACTGACGTTAGCGCTAAGGTAGAATACAAACCTTAAAGACATGGatacagtgatttttttttttttttttttgtgtgtgtgtgtgtgtgtgtgtgcattgcaTTTGTTCCGAATGATGTTCAGAAGTTTGGAAAAGGCTGCCTTGATTTGAAGCTGCTCTTAAATTCCACTATCTCCCTGCAACATAACATCTGTCATAACATTAGGGAGTGAACCACGCTGTAAATGACAAATGTGAAATGACAGAAGTACTTAAGTTCTTTCGAGCTCTCTTGGGGAATTTAGGGCCAACTGTATGAAGATTTTGTTTTGAGCCTACGAAGTTTGGAGTCAGCGTTGACATGGAGGGTATCCTCTGTGCCTTTCGTTGATTCTGTTGTACTTTTTCATCCAGGATGTTGCCTGTTTAAACAACGAATCCTCTCTAGCACAGCCAATAGGAGATCCTATCTTGCATTTTAAAACCACATACACCTCAGGGTacaacagtgtttgtgtaaGAGGGCGGATGAGATTCTGTAATGTACCTTGAGCGTTTGCATATACTGTAGGAGGGTAAACAGCATGTGTACAATATATATACACGTGTACATCTGCACAGCTCAGATGGCCATTAAGAGAAAACATCTGTGTCAgctacacacaaataaatttgCTCGTAATTAACTTTCTGTCATTACCTTCTTGGCTTCGTGTCAAGTCAACCACCCTTGAAGCTTAAATATACACCAATCAAGCAGTTTATCAGGATCAGCATACTAACATCGGA
This genomic interval from Echeneis naucrates chromosome 24, fEcheNa1.1, whole genome shotgun sequence contains the following:
- the ddx1 gene encoding ATP-dependent RNA helicase DDX1 produces the protein MAAFSEMGVMPEIAQAVEEMDWLLPTDIQAESIPLILGGGDVLMAAETGSGKTGAFSIPVIQIVYETLKDYQEGKKSKASIKTGGTIFNKWQMNPYDRSPAFAIGPDGLCCQSREFKEWHGCRSTKGVTKGKYYYEVTCHDQGLCRIGWSTIQAALDLGTDKHGFGFGGTGKKSNNKQFDSYGEEFTMHDTIGCYLDLDNGQISFSKNGNELGVAFEIAQNLKNQSFFASCVLKNAELKFNFGGENFKHPPKTGFVALDQATEVHTVKSSQTGSAKVSQVKASSNSPKALIIEPSKELAEQTLNNVKQFKKYVDSPKLRELLVIGGVAAKEQLSALEQGIDIVVGTPGRLDDLISTGKLSLSHVRFLVLDECDGLLTAGYTDFINRIHNQIPQVTSDGKRLQVIVCSATLHSFDVKKLSERIMHFPTWVDLKGEDSVPETVHHVVVPVNPKNDRLWERLGKNRIRTDEVHAKDNTRPGANSAEMWSEAIKVLKGEYTVRAIKEHKMDQAIIFCRTKIDCDNMEQYFIQQGGGPDSKGHQFSCVCLHGDRKPNERKNNLERFKRKEVKLLICTDVAARGIDIHGVPYVINVTLPDEKQNYVHRIGRVGRAERMGLAISLVAMEKEKVWYHVCPNRGKGCYNTRLKEDGGCTIWYNEKELLAEIEEHLKCTITQCEPDIKVPVDEFDGKVTYGQRRALGGGNYTGHVDVLAPTVQELANLEREAQTSFLHLGYMPNQLFRAF